atattatacttaTTAGTTTCAACTTCTATTAtatgttttgataaatataCACTTTGAGTTCAAAAATGATCGTGAGCTAGATTTGCATCGTCTAGCTTCATATTACATATCCTCTAGGAAGAGGCCTTGTAACATTATACATGTGGTGATTAGGAATATGGGTGGGGTTACAATGGTGTTTTAGAACTTGTAACATTATACTTGGGGTGATCAGGAATACGGGGTTACAATGGTGCTTTATAACTTGAAACATTATACTTGTGGTGATTTGcttttcacaaacaaaatgaaataaatgaaaaattagaTTATGTGGAGTCATGATAAAAGTTTATGAAGTCAAACAATTGAACTAACAAAATTCCtctctaaataaattatttacatgctttattttactttataaataatattaacatatataCCATATTTCCATTTGAGCAAAAAAGTTTAATCTCAAAAGCGTAAAAGTCTATATAATCTTAAAGAACAATTCTTCAAACAaaagaaatcatttaatttcCATAACACCcactaaaaaggaaaaggaattACATTGATGTCAAATCATATAGTATCTTCAAGATTGCTTACTATTGATGTGCATATTcccaatttatttatgaaaataaccAACTCATTTATAAAGCTAAGCAAAAATCTTATAAAGTCAACAAATATTCTAATTTCTTGTTGGTTGGGCTTATTGAGCCGTTGTTGACATTTGAGCCCAGATGCTAGCATATTGTACAACAGTATGCCGTGAAGTGTATTGATCAGAGAGGCCAAACTCTGAAAAATTTTGTTCAGCATGCACAAAATGACCTTGTAATGACTTTTTCCCAAGAGTTTCCTTCAATATCTCAAAGAATTCACTCATAATCAGATGTGATGTTTTCCATGAGGAAATCGGAAGATACTCCATCTACAAGAAAAACAAACATCTTATGAGGCAAGCAttctcataaaaataattattattttttatttaggtaAAGAACAATTATTGAATTCCTCTGCGTGAAgtgtaaaaaaacataatattttacaacataactatgtcttttaaatttttaaaaatatttaactacaTCATAAAAAGCTTCAACTGAGAATAAAATCTCTAAAAGTAATCCCCTCAAGTTCTCAGAATCCATTGGAACAACTTTTCCTACTCGCACTAGGAAGTCACCAAGTCGATACTGAAACCCCTGTatcatacaaatattttaatgagtattttttaacaaaagattTTGATGGTGTTATATAAGTATATCATCCTCAATACGAACAATAATTTGCAGATCTCAATATAATACAAACCTCACAATTATGTGCAAACTTTATTCTGTAAGATTGTAGGTTCTCCATTATCTTTTGCATTCATGATTCTGCTTCCACAATCAGTCTATTCTTACTAAGTGCCATGTAAAACTTGTAGGGTTGTTCTTGAAGTGAAGCCCCGAAAAAATGTTGGGGAAATTCTGATGCATTTGCTTGTTCTagtaaaagggaaaaaaatcatcaacaatcaAATATCATATATCGCTATAAAAGTACTCTTAAAATGAAAGGATGTTTAAGCTAAAAATGCTAGATATATAGATTATCTTACATTTAGATCTATTCTTGatccaaaaaaattcaatacttcttcattttttaatacACTATCTTACAGAGGAGAAAGACTTCCCAAGTCCAATCtttataattctttaaaagGAGAGAAAAAAGGAAGTTCATCTCTTTATATTGCGTTTACAGACATGATTTATTAAGTGATGATGAAATACCTTTGAGCATGGGCTTATAGAAGCAAAATGTATTTTTCCATTCTCCTTCTTTAACACCATTAATGCTCTCAACACATTTAGATACTTCTATCAGCATTTGACTATTGATTGTAGTACCTGCATTTGGCTGCCAACACAAAACCCTAACAACAAACAAGGTAACAAATTGTACACTTAAACATACATATTAAAATCATTCAAAAATGTTATGTTTCTAGTGAATTCAAAATCATTACCATTTGATTGACATGTTGTCGATTGCAactacaattttctttttcctcttaaggaaaaatttgttcaaaaagaagaaaaagttctTGCTAATACAAGgaaatataagaaaatgaatcttaaaatctttattttatagtttgaaaTTGTCTGAAAGCATAAAGTTGTAATTATAGTGGACAAGTATcttgaacaaaaaatcaaaGTCATATTTGACTTTTGTTActaaaatttcatcaaagttACCTTGTATGGTCAAACTTGATAGATAAtcaaaatagtattttttttccctttaatatATTGTGGAATTAACAGTTTTTCCTAATTAGCATCGAACatagaaagagaaaataataaatattaattctaAAATGTAAGTCAAGATTATATTTGTCTGGATGTATCTAgtcaatattaatatatttatttctcttaattAATATGCCTTTtctctaagaaaaaaaatttatgcttTGAAGGATGAAAAAATCGTCAAAAATTTCatgaatgaatatgaattattttcattaaaataaagtttgtacaatatttgtttcattttatatgatttaatattttttttttgtgttttttaagtaatttaaataGTGTTCTCATTCCTTGTAGAGTCAATAGTTTTTCTTAATCTATATTTGTCCTTAAATgtatttcttaataaaaattccCTAGAATGGTACTACCTagtttacatatttatttttattaattaataagccaatttaaaaaaagatgttTTGAAGGATTAAACAAATCAAAACACTCATACGCcgaatatgaattgtttatggtaaaatatattatatactatCTTTATTTCATCTTATATAATACAATTCAATATTGGGAGtcaaataatttctttcaaaagtTGTTATCTACCTTGCATGCTTTTAATTACTAACTTCTGACTTAAGTTAAAAAGAGTTTAAACTATTTTCCACATCACCTATCGCATTCGGAATATTACATAATATTATGGtaattaaaagaatttatttGTGTAATTATCCTTTTAtaagttttcttttaattctgaCCAGTGAAAGATCGATCGGGCAGGAAGTGCAGATCAACTAATGTCTGATCATTCAACTTCAAAATCATACAAAGTGACCTTTTGGATTagcttaattaaaattaataatatgtaaatttaagtgtaaaaattaattttatacataaattctTACAATTATGAATAGAGGTAATGAAATCGATAATAAAAAACTGGTGTGTTTGGCAAAAAATATTGCTAAGTCGTCCTACTCTTAAAATGATTGAAAGTCCCTAATAATGCCAAAAAGTTATACATTAAAACTAATTCTCTATACAAAAGAACAAATGGCATATACCAATTAAAGAAATTTGGTGAAGAAATTAGATATATGTATTGTAATACCAAAGACAATAAATTGTTGAATCTTTTTTGTATGTGGAAAAATGTAGTAGACCTCAATTTCATCTTCGATAGAATTTTAGATGTTTTACGTTCATCTTTTAGACTTACATATTGATGAATGTTATTTTATCATCAAGAAGTTATTGGAAAGTGATGAACTACAAAGAGAATTCATCTTTTGTTacagggaaaagggtctgatatacccctcaacttttttcatttggagctgatatacccctcgttatgaaagtgactcatatatgcccttactgttatacaaacggctcacatatacccttcatttaaaggaagttaaaaaaataagttttaaatttatatttattacttttaattttttttaaaaaattatttaggggtatatatgattcttctatcaaagttcaaggtatattttaatttttttaatacataaattcttttttgacttcttttattataattatttgagtttcttattcttattttgtttttatctttcattccttttttaaagaaaaaaaatttaaactattttttttgtctatattgtaatttgagttttgtattcgaagaaaaaaatttggtcatctataataagttttacaagaatattagtgaaacataaataaatttgattatcaaaataataattctaaattagtcattgaaacaaaaaaaaagtcaaaaaaatatgtttgacgaggattaaatttactcatatgggatatatattgtagaaaaaaataattaaaagttagattaaaattatctttttttttcatttccgttagaggaaaagggtatatgtgagccatttgtttataagtaggggtatatatgagaaaattttacaacaaggggtatatcagctccaaataaCAATgttaaggggtatatcagactcttttccctttgttatattgaaaatgttgtcaTTGTTGCATTTGTTGTTAAAGGTAGATTGGAGGAAAGGGCGTGCATATGAATAGAACTCATTTCAATCAAAAGATcttcaatcaaaattttaaagtagTGGTGTCAAAATAAAGCTCAAGCCATTCAATCCACCGAATTCATTCAAGTTTGGATGGATCAAAATTTATCCATCTATTAGCTCAACTTTATTTCACCAActcatttcatttcataaaaaaattgaattgatatGCGGCTCAAATTAATTCACGAGTAatcttattaaaatatttttttaaaatgacataaatatatttaatatgttatatatagtcataataaagaaaaataatctcTCCATCAGTGACCAGAGGTGCTCAGAATCTACGAATACTATTGACAGAAAATTGCGTGTCAATGGAAAAAGTGATCAGACAAGAGGATTAACAAAGAGAAGAAATCATGAGTAATGAGCCCTTATTTCTCCTGTTGGAAGAGCTGCAGCTTGAAAGACTGCCTAAGCTGGGCATTTCTTTCTAACGAAGTGTGCTCTCGAATTTCCTTTTCTCAGAGATGTGAAGATTGATGAGTGCCCTGTAATAAAGACAGTTATCCAACAGGGAGTATCTGTGAGTACATCGGGTCTTGCATGAGTGAACTACGATGACAGGGTGGAAGTAGATGATTTGAATGAATGGATACAACAAAGATTCAATTCTAAGGTTTGTCTTGCTCCACTAATTGAATAACTAATTTAATCTAGTGCTCTCTTTCTATCTTAACtttatagtaatagtaatattcAGATACTTATTTAAGTTTGTCAATTGAACCAACTTCCTTGTACAGTATTTTCAATTGGAAACCTTATTATTCTCTGCTCCCAGGAACAAAATGCTAGTGAAGGCACTACTGAAAGTGACGAATTTGAAGCTAATGATGGTGACAAATCTGAAGCTGCTGATGACTCGGAAGGGTGATCCGTGATTTTGGGGTGATGGCAGAAGCTAGTGATGTCTATGAATTCAAAGATAGCTAGGAATTAATAGTCCATGTTAATTCGAACATGACCTAGTAAGAGTAATATGCTTATGAAGAAGCAGCATAAGCCTAAAGTAGTAGCCTATTATATTTTGTCGGGCCCCTTTGATATCTTATTAATCAAGCCCTAGCACCCGTATAGAGTAATATGCTTATGATGAAGGTAACAAGCAAAGGCATATCGATATTATAATCCATGGATTCACATGAGCCCAACTGTTTTTGCCAAGAGACATTGTATTTGTATCAGTAATTTCCTTATAATTACAAATTCGGATTGATTATTATCTGGCTTTGGTTCCTCATAAAAATACTCATAATGCATTTGAATGATTCCTCTTCATCTTAAAGTTGTTGTGGCACTTAGACTTACGagaaaaaaatgcataaaactTTTCCTTACTTTATAAATAGCCAAAAATTTAGAACAAAATTTTTTCCCCTAGTCCCTACTAATTTTAGCACAAAGAAGAtactgtaattttttttcaattctcaaACTATCCTAACTAAGAGCTCACGCAGAGTAATAGCACTTTAAAATGGTTAGCCCTGCTTAAACAAGAAAGTGTGCATTATAGCTTGATATTAAGAAGCCCAACATTTACCGGGATACTTATCTTGTGATTTCCTCACACAAAAcaattattttagcaaattaAGTAC
The sequence above is a segment of the Solanum lycopersicum chromosome 10, SLM_r2.1 genome. Coding sequences within it:
- the LOC138338926 gene encoding mediator of RNA polymerase II transcription subunit 20a-like, giving the protein MENLQSYRIKFAHNCEGFQYRLGDFLVRVGKVVPMDSENLRGLLLEILFSVEAFYDMEYLPISSWKTSHLIMSEFFEILKETLGKKSLQGHFVHAEQNFSEFGLSDQYTSRHTVVQYASIWAQMSTTAQ